The following proteins are co-located in the Triticum aestivum cultivar Chinese Spring chromosome 1A, IWGSC CS RefSeq v2.1, whole genome shotgun sequence genome:
- the LOC123180832 gene encoding uncharacterized protein, with amino-acid sequence MEKASLSILDSAAAVDVLGGDMGVDLVSHILLESTSIVRMLVVLSSIASWMSRSEAPRQVIFILDSGSLTSAAHSSPAAAEEHTGFWRGRWERRQRRCFLVLLLLHFQRQEVEVAACWESVRRRIGLDLLRLHLRQEVDDESGLGRVQRDCSRRRGELRQRIVARWVEVLRVLVRWRRGREARPVPVAWARVHQRRWRREFLVREVAVWVIDEPSDAWSGKHPLHGRVHRRQFRGVRGDVGGRGLNLVLDPGPCNNLFVDSVWCGSSLLGHNQDVFTGRIHPGTRSWRSRGVAAMHPTVTTVKALTMGVAAKEATTRIVATKRSTVWCIAAVEAAIPVQATLTAVAEVPATSSSRTKNPARKTEAPTFPGHKSGESESKALQRIHLFSPLFLSCSLFSGSSSADDVKRNRKIEVNRLISLIVTAGTYMS; translated from the exons atggaGAAGGCTAGCTTGTCAATCTTAGACAGTGCCGCTGCTGTCGACGTCCTTGGTGGCGACATGGGCGTGGATCTCGTCTCCCACATCCTGCTTGAATCCACCTCGATTGTGAGGATGCTGGTGGTGTTGTCTTCCATCGCATCATGGATGTCCCGGAGCGAGGCGCCCCGGCaggtcatcttcatcctcgatagtGGAAGCCTGACTTCAGCGGCTCATTCTTCACCTGCAG CGGCAGAGGAGCACACGGGCTTCTGGCGAGGGCGTTGGGAGCGTAGACAGCGGCGCTGCTTcctggtgctcctcctcctccacttccAGCGCCAGGAGGTTGAGGTCGCGGCGTGCTGGGAGAGCGTGCGTCGGCGCATCGGCCTCGATCTCCTCCGTCTTCACCTTCGGCAGGAGGTTGATGACGAGTCGGGGCTTGGGCGCGTCCAGAGAGACTGCAGCCGACGGCGAGGAGAACTCCGGCAGCGGATCGTAGCCCGGTGGGTTGAAGTGCTTCGGGTCCTCGTCAGATGGCGTCGGGGACGGGAGGCCCGACCCGTACCCGTAGCCTGGGCAAGAGTACATCAACGGAGGTGGCGCCGCGAGTTCCTCGTCAGAGAAGTAGCGGTCTGGGTCATCGACGAGCCATCCGACGCTTGGTCGGGCAAGCATCCACTCCATGGGCGCGTACACCGGCGGCAGTTCCGCGGCGTCCGTGGTGATGTTGGAGGCAGAGGCCTCAATCTCGTGCTCGATCCTGGCCCCTGCAACAACCTGTTCGTCGATAGCGTTTGGTGCGGCAGCAGCCTCTTGGGGCATAACCAGGACGTCTTCACTGGGCGCATCCACCCTGGTACTCGGTCCTGGCGCTCCAGGGGAGTCGCTGCGATGCACCCGACAGTGACCACAGTGAAGGCGCTGACGATGGGCGTTGCGGCGAAGGAGGCCACCACCAGGATCGTAGCGACGAAGAGGAGCACGGTATGGTGCATTGCGGCGGTGGAGGCCGCCATTCCTGTTCAGGCGACGCTGACGGCGGTGGCCGAAGTTCCGGCGACGAGCAGCAGCCGGACCAAAAATCCAGCGAGGAAAACGGAAGCCCCGACGTTCCCTGGCCATAAATCGGGCGAAAGCGAAAGCAAGGCCCTTCAGAGAATCCATCTCTTCTCACCTCTCTTTCTCTCCTGTAGCCTATTCTCTGGTTCGAGCAGTGCTGATGACGTGAAGAGAAACAGAAAGATTGAAGTGAACAGATTGATTTCATTGATAGTTACTGCAGGTACTTATATGTCCTGA